Genomic DNA from Burkholderia plantarii:
CGACATGGGCTATGCCAATGCGAGCCACTTCACGGCAGCGTTCCACAAGCAGTTCGGCGTGAACCCGTCGGCACTCAAGCAGAGCCGGCGGTCGGTGTCGATCGTTCACCGCGAGTGAACGCGGCTTGCCGGTCCCGCACCCGGACCGCGGAGCGCGCGCCGCACCGATCCGAGCGGAACTGATCCGATGCGGGTAGAAACATGAAAACGTGAATGCTTATCATTACCTCCACTGCCGTGACGAGGCGAGCGCGGACCGCACGTCCCCTCGCCGGCTTTGCGCGGTACCCGCATCGCGAACCAGGAGGCGCCATGACCGATTTCATCGACACCCGGCTCTGGCCGATCGTGCAGCTGCACATGCCGGCACAGGTCGACGACGCGAGCGCGGACGAGCGGCTCGCGCAATTCCAGGCGGTCCACACCCGCGGCGAACGGTTCGTGTTCCTGCTCGACGGCGAGGAGCTCCCGCGACATTCGCCGCGCTTCATGTCGGCCTATACGCAGTGGACGCATGAGAACGTCGAGCTGCTGCGCAATTGTGCGGGCGCGATCCGGATCGAACCGGACCCGCGACAACGCGGCGTCCACGAGGAAAAGGCCCGCATCTGGAACGCGTCGGATCAGGCGCCCTACCCATTCCTGGTCGCGGCCAGCCGCGAAGACGCGCTGGCCCGGGCCCGCGCGCTGCTGTCGGCGGCCTCGGACGCGGCTGCCGGGCCGCGCACCGAGCCGAATCCATAAACGGATCGCCGCCGATCCCTCTGCAGCACGCGCGGCAGGGCCGACGCCGCGCGTGCCTGTCACCTTGCATTCCGAATCCGTGCCCGCGCCGGTCGCCGTTCGCAGGCGTGTTCGCCCGACACGCGTCGTCATCGATTCGCATCACTAATCAGAATATTCACGCATGCCACCATCAGAAATACGTCCTGACTCCGCCGCGGCAGCGCCGCGCACGCGGCTCGATGGCGATTCGCTGCGCGCCGCGCTCGCCGCCGAGCTGGGCATCGACGCCGCCGAGCTCGGCGACGACACCAGCCTGCTGGAACTCGGCTTCGATTCGATGCGCCTGATGGCGTGGCTGAACCGGCTGCGCTCGGACGGTTACGCGCTGACGATGCGCGACCTGTACCGCGAGCCGACGCCGGCAGGCTGGCGCCAGCTGCTGCAACACCCGCCCGCGCCGCCGGCCGAGCCGGACCCGGCGCCCCGGCACTGGCCGACGATGCGCGACGGCGATGGCGTCGCCGACGCGCTCTACAGCGACAACCCCGCGATCGACTGCCTGAATCGCGGCGCCGCGCAGATCGCCCGCGCGCTCGCCGCCCCGCACGACGGTCTGGCCGTGCTCGAAGTCGGCGCGGGCACCGCGGCCACTACGCGCCACCTGCTTCCGGCGCTCGAAGGCCGGCTGCAAGGCTACCGCTTCACCGACGTCTCGCCGCTGTTCCTCGACGACGCCCGCCGGCGCTTCGCCGGCCACGCGGCGCTCGACTACGCGCTGTTCGACATCAACGCGGCCGTCGATTTCGACGCGCATCCCGAAGCCGGCTACGACCTCGCCGTCGCGGTCAACGTGCTGCACGACGCGCGCGACGCGGTGGCGTCGCTGCGGCGGATCGGCCGCTTGCTCAAGCCGGATGGCCGGCTGCTGATGATCGAGGCGACCGAGCGCAGCAGCATGCTGCAGCTGGCCAGCATCGGCTTCATCGAAGGCCTGAACGGCTACGACGACCAGCGCACCGTCGACGACAAGCCGATGCTCGACCTGCCGATGTGGCGCGACGCGCTCGCGCGGGCCGGCTTCTCGGTGGAGCTCGTCTGGCCCGATGCCGAGCGCAGCCCGTTGCGCCAGCATCTCGTGCTGGCCCGCGCCGAGCATGGCGGGCGGCTCGATCTGCCGACGCTCGCCGGAGAACTGCGCGCCCGCTTCGGCAATGCGCTGCCGCCCGTGCGGATGCGGCAGTGCGAGCACATCGATCGCTACGCGCCGCTGCGAACCGGCCCCGCCGCCGGCCCGGACCCGCGCGACGAAGGCGGCGATCCCCTCATGGCCGCCCCCGGCCGTGCGGCCCCTCCCCCGGCGCAGCAGGCCGCGCTCGAACGCGAGGTCGGCGCACTCTGGCGCACGCTGCTCGATCGCGACGTCAGCGGCGACAGCGACTTCTTCCAATGCGGCGGCGACAGCCTGATCGCCACGCGCATGGTCGCGCAATTGAGCCGCAGCGGCGTGCGCGGAGCGAATCTGCAGGCGTTGTTCGCCGCTCGCACGCTCGCCGCGTTCTGCGCCACGCTCGCGGCCCCGGCGGCGGCCGATGCAGCGAATCCGGCCGATTGCATCGTGCCGCTCGCGGCGGGCGAGGCGGCCGACGAGGTGTTCGTGTTCCACGCTTCCGACGGCGAGCTTGCCGCCTATCTGCCGCTCGCGCGGCAGCTGGGATGCCGCGTCCACGGCCTGCGCGCCACCGACGCGCCGTTGCCGGACAGCCTCGACGCGCTGGCGACGCATTATGCGCAGGCGATCCGCGCAACGCGCAAGCAAGGTCTCTGCACTCTGGTCGGCTGGTCGTTCGGCGCGTTCACCGCGGCCGCGGCCGCGCGCGTGCTGCACGAAGCGGGCGACACGGTGGAACTGGTGCTGCTCGACCCCGTATGCCGCGATGATTTCCGTCACGGCGACCGCGCATCGCTGCTGCGGCTGCTCGATCAAGGCCGGGGCGGACTGACGCTACCCGAGTCGTTCGGCGAACTCGACACCGATGCCCAGCTTGCCTGCTTCACCCAGGCCGCGCGCGAGGCGGGGCTGCTGCCCGCGGCGGCCGGCACCGACGATGCCCGCCGCTGGCTGCAACGCGCGGGCGAGCTGCTCGCGCTGCTGACGCGCCATCACGCGCCAGTGCCGCTGCCGATTCGCTGCCTGTGGCTCACCGCCGAACGCCGCCCGGCGCACTGGCAGCCCGGCGAAGCCGACTGGCACGACTGGCAGGCCCGTGCCGAGCGCCACACGCTCGACGCCGACCATTGGTCGCTCGTCCTCGACGAAACCAGCGCAGTAAAGGTCGCCACGCTGATCCGGCAGTGGCGGCAGCAAGCTCACAGCTCCTCGGAGGCTTCCTGATGACACCCAACGCGAGATTCGGCGCCGCGCGCAACCGGCGCGTGCTGGTGGTCGGCGCCAAGTTCGGCGAAATCTATCTGAACGCCTTCCTCGAGGCGCGACCGGGCTTCGAGCTCGCGGGCCTGCTCGCCAACGGCAGCCCGCGCGCGCGGCAGCTCGCCCAGGCCTACGGCATCGCGCTCTACACCTCGCTCGACGAGGTGCCGCCCGACATCGACATCGCCTGCGTGGTGGTGCGCTCGGCGGTGGTGGGCGGGATGGGTACCGTGCTGGCCCAGGCGATGCTCGAACGCGGCGCCCATGTCGTGCAGGAGCACCCGCTGCACCCCGACGACATCGTGCGGCTGCAGCGCTTGGCCAGCGAGGTGGGCCGGATCTATTGGGTCAACGGCTTCTACGCACACACCGCGGCCGGCCGCTGCTGGATCGAGCAGGCCCGTCGCGTGGCGCTGGCGCTCGGCAACGCGCCGGCCCGTTTCGCCCACCTCGCGACGAGTCGGCAATTGCTCTACTCGTCGCTCGATCTGCTGCTGCAGGCATGCGGCACAACCAACGCCATCGTCGAGCCGATCCCCGACGACAACCCCGATTTTCAACTGCTGAGCGTCGGCCTGCCCGGCTGCCGGGCGCTGCTGCGCCTGCAGACCTGGCTCGATCCCGACGACCCGGACCTGCACAGCCTGGTGATGCACCAGCTCACGCTCGGCTGGCCGTCCGGCTATCTGTCGCTCGACGCCAGCTACGGCCCGGTCGTCTGGACCTCCTCGCCCTACGATCCGCGCCATCGCGACAACCACCACAGCCTGTATCGGGCCGGCAGCGCGGAGCGTCCCTATCTCGGCTGGCCACCGGCGGCGGTGCTGCATGCGGCGCCGGCGCGCTGGGGCGACGCGTTCGAAATCGATGCGCCAGCGGGCGTGGCGAGGGTCCTGCACCTGCTCGCGCGTCATCTCGACGGCGCGGCCGTGCCCGCGGCGTTCGATGCCACGTACCAGCTCGCGCTGGCACGCCTCTGGCAACGCGCGCTGCAATGCGCCGGACCGGCACGCGAACGCCAGGTCGCGGCACCGCCCGCGCTCGACCCGCGCACGCTCGCGGCCCCGTCGTCGTCGCCGGACACGGTGAATGCGACATGACGCACGCTCCGATGCTGCGGCCCTGGCTCACATCACCCGAGCCCGCTGCCTGGCTCCTCGTGATGTGTCCGTTCGCGGGCGGCGGCAGCGGCGCATTCCGAAGCTGGCGCACGATCGACGACGTCGGCCTCGATGCCTCGCTCGCGATCTATCCCGGCCGGGACCACCGGATGGGCGAGCCGGGCGCCGCTGATATCAATACACTCGCCAGCCAGCTCGCCGACGAACTCGCGGCGGCGCCACGGCCCGGCAAGCTCGCGCTGGCCGGCCACAGCTTGGGCGCGCAGGTCGCGTTCGAGGCTTGCCTGCTTCTCGAACGGCGCGGCGCGGCACCCGATGCGCTGGTGCTGTCGGGCTGCCACGCGCCGCATCTGCAGGGGCGCCGACTGCTCAGTCAGCGCAGCGACCGAGCCTTCGTCGAGCAACTGGCCGAGATTGGCGGCACCGACACCAGGTTGCTGTCGGACCCGGCGCTGCTGTCGATTTTCCTGCCGATGCTGCGCGACGACTTCCGGATCACCGAAGCCTACCGGCGCCTGGCCCCTCCCGCCGTGCCGCCCGTCGCGACGCGCTCGCTGCTCGTGTGGGGCAGCCGCGATACCGAGGCGTCGTGCGAGGAGGTAGCCGCCTGGCGCGAATGGCTGCGTCATGCAGACGAGCCGATCGCGATTTCCGGTGACCATTTCTACGTGACCCGTCGGCCGCGTGCGTTTCTACGCCAGATCACGCGCTGGCTCGAGTCGCTTTCCGCCGGCGGATGACCTGCCGACCCGCAGGTGTCCCACCCGGGCGATCGGGATCGGCCGCCGCGTTGCGCGGCAAGGTTGTCCGGGCGCGGATGTCCCCCCTTCGAACGAGCCTTCGCCGATGCCTCGTCTCACCCGTGCAATGGCCGTTGACCGTCGCGGCCAGGGTCAAGATATTTGGTTCTTCGCGGGAAACCGTGGAGGCTTGAACGCGATTGCGTGGCCTGACGCCTGGCTTTAAGCCGTTCAGGACGATTCACTCGTTCGCAAGGCACGTCAGGCACCGCGCTGCCGGACCGGCTGCCGGCTGGCGCGGCTGGCGCGGCCGGAATGCCCGGCGGACCGCCGATGCCGGCGAGCGCCTCGAACGACGGCACTGCGAAGTCCTCGACATCCGCCGGCGAGCTGGCATGCGGTGGCCGCGTCGCCTTCAGCCGTCCGTAGCCGACCGGGAACGCGTTGGCAAGCCAGGTCGACGCCGTGGCATGCCGCTTCAAAATCGCCGCGTGACGGCGCGATACCAATCCCGCACCCGCAGCCATCGGCCGTTCCGCCGAGGCGTCGCCGTCGCCACCACGGCGACCAACCAGTCGATTATCGAGCGGGATCCGTATCCGTTCGCTACCGTGGCCATCGACCAGGCCGATTCCCGACACGGCCCGATCGGCCCGGCATCTCAAGCGCACCACGTCACGCGGCGCAGCGGCCCCCTGAGCGTATTCCCGGGCGAGTAGGTGTTTTCACCGAACGCCATTTGCTTGTGTTATCAGTCTCCCTGATATTAAATCGAGCCACTGTGAATCCCGGCGTGCTCATCCGGCCACCGCGTGTTCGCAGCGCCTCGCGGCGCGCGCGCCGTGCATGAGCCACGAGAACGCGCCGCATCGACAGGCGAGGCAAGCCCGCTTTGTTCCGGCTGTTCGAACCGTCACACAATAATCAGGATTGCTACGTGAAAAGAGTTGACTCATCCACCTCGTTCGGCAACAGGAACGGTGGCGCGACGACCGTTCGCGCAAGTGCCGCCGTGACCCTGGGCCTGTGTTTCGCCGTCGCGCTGCTCGAAGGGCTCGATCTGCAATCGGTCGGCGTCGCGGCACCCCGCATGGCGCGTGAGTTCGGCCTGTCGGTCGCGCAAATGGGCGTGGTCTTCAGCGCCGGCACGTTCGGCCTGCTGCCGGGCGCGATGCTCGGCGGCCGGCTGGCCGACCGGATCGGCCGCAAGCGCGTGCTGGTGATTTCCGTATGCCTGTTCGGCGTGCTTTCGATCCTGACCGCGTTCGTCCGCGACCTCCACATGCTGGCAATCGTGCGGATAGTGACCGGGATCGGCCTGGGCGGCGCCCTGCCGAACCTCATCGCCCTGTCCTCGGAGGCGGTCGAGCCGCGCTCGCGCGGCACGGCCGTCAGCGTGATGTATTGCGGCATTCCGTTCGGCGGGCTGATCGCGTCGGTGATCGGCATGCTGAGCGTGGGCGACACCGAATGGCGCCATATCTTCTACGTGGGCGGCGCGGGCCCCCTCGTGCTGGTGCCGCTGTTGCTCGCGTTCCTCGGCAATTCGAGGGCCTTCGCGAAGGCGTCCGATTACGGCCGCGCGAAACCGGCGCCGGTCGGCCGGATTCTGTTTGGCGAAGCGCGCGCGCCGTCCACCGTGCAGATCTGGGTCAGCTTCTTCTGCACGCTGATCGTCCTCTACTTCCTGCTCAACTGGCTGCCGTCGCTGATGGCGGCGAGCGGCCTGTCGCGCGTGCAGGTGGGCTACGTGCAGATCTTCTTCAACATCGGCGGCGGGCTCGGCGCGCTGTTCATCGGCACGTTGATGGATCGCTTGCGCCCCACGCTGATCGTCTCGGGCATGTATGCCGGCATCATCGCGTCGCTCGCGGCGCTGGCAATGGCGCCCGGCTTCGGCGCGTTCGTCGCGGCGGCCTTTTTTGCCGGAATGTTCGTGATCGGCGGCCAATCGGTGCTCTACGCGCTGTCGGCGGAGTTCTATCCGACGGCGATGCGCGGCACCGGCGTCGGCGCGGCGGTGGCGATCGGGCGGCTCGGCTCGGTGGTCGGGCCGCTCGCGGCCGGCCAGTTGCTGGCGATGGGCCGCAGTTCGTCGACGGTGATCGGCGCGACCATCCCCGTCACGCTGATCGCCGCCGCCGCCGCGCTGATGCTCGTGCGCCGCCCGCGCGCCGCGGACTGAACGTGAACGCGCGCTCGGGCGCGCCGCCGACACGAGACACCCATAACAACGAACGACATTGCGAGTCAGGCAAGTCATCAACGGTCTGGAGACACCACCCATGCAAGCATCCGCCAACCTGGTACTTTGCGGCGCCTTGTGCGCGATCAGCGGCGCGGCCGCGGCGCAATCGAGCGTCACGCTGTACGGCATCATCGATACCGGGATCGAATACGTATCGCACGCGAACGCGGCGGGCAAGGGCCTGTTGCGAATGCCGGGCGTCACGGGAGAACTGCCGTCGCGCTGGGGCCTGCGCGGCAACGAGGATCTCGGCGGAGGCTACAGCGCGGTGTTCACGCTGGAAAGCGGCTTCAACGTGCGTGCCGGTGATTCGGGCCAGGGCGGCCGGCTGTTCGGACGGCAGGCATTCGTCGGCATCAAGAGCCCGTATGGCACGCTGACCTTCGGCCGCCAGTACACGATGACCTATCTCGCCCTGATGGGGGCGGACCTGATCGGTCCGGACATCTACGGGCTCGGCTCACTCGATGCCTACGTGCCGAACGCGCGCGCCGACAGCTCGGTGACTTACCTCGGCAGCTACGCAGGCGTCACGCTCGGGGCGAACTATTCGTTCGGCCGCGACTCGACCGGCACCGGCAACTCTCCCGGGCAAGGCACCTGCACGGGATCGGTGGCGGGACGCCCGACGGAGTGCCGCGAGTGGTCGCTGATGCTGAAGTACGACACGCCGCTGTTCGGCGTCGCGGCCTCGTATGAGGAACAGCGCGGCGGCAGCAGCGCGGCGGCGAATTTCTTCGACGGCATCGCGCCGACGCCGCTGGTCGATGCCGCCGACAAGGACGTCCGCACGCACGTGAGCGCCTACGCGAACCTCGGCAGCAAGACGAAATTCAGCCTCGGCTGGCTGAACCGGCGCGTCGAGCCGATCTCGGCCTCGCTCGCCGGGGTGCGCACCAACCTGTTCTTCGTCGCGGCGTCGTACTTCGTCACGCCCGCTTTCATCGTCGACGGCGAGGTCTATCACATCGACAACCCGCAGCACGACACGCGCGCGACGATGGGCACGCTGCGCGGCACCTATCTGCTGTCGAAGCGCACGGCCGTCTATGCCCAGGCCTCCTATCTCGGCAACAGTGCGAAGGCCCGCTATTCCGTCAGCGGCGGCGGCGGCGGCACGACGCCCGCGGCCGGCGTGGGCCAGACCGGCGTGATGCTCGGCATGCGCCACACGTTCTAGACACTCCGGAGTTCCCCCATGAACCACACATCGATCGCCGCCGCGGTGGCGGCCCTGCTCACGCTCACGCTCGCGGCCTGCGGCGGCAGCGACGGCGCCCCGGATGCTTCCGCCGGCACCGGCACGCTGCCGCAACTGAGCGCCGCCACGCCCGGCACGCTCGCCGGCAATTGCGCGGCGCTGGGCGCGAGGCTCACGTTCGCCAATACGGTATTCAGTTCCGTGACCGACGTGGCCGCGGGCACCCTGACGGTGGCGGGCAAGCCGATCGCCGAGCACTGCCTGATCCAGGGCAGCATGAACCAGCGGGTCAGCAGCGTGGACGGCAAGACCTACGCGATCGGCTTCGAGATGCGTCTGCCGCTCGCCTGGAACGGGCGCTTCTTCTACCAGGCCAACGGCGGGCTCGACGGCAGCGTGGTCACGGCCACCGGCGAAATCGGCGGCGGCGGTCCGACCAACGACGCGCTCAACATGGGCTTCGCCGTGATCAGCTCGGACTCGGGGCACAGCGCCTCGCAAAATCCGCTGTTCGGGCTCGATCCGCAGGCGCGCCTCGACTACGGCTACACGGCCGTCGACACGCTCACGCCGATGGCCAAGCAGGTGATCAAGCTCGCCTACGGCAAGGCGCCGGACCGCAGCTATTTCGACGGCTGCTCGAACGGCGGGCGCCATGCCATGGTCACGGCCGCGCGCTCGTCGGGCGAATATGACGGCATCATCGCCGGCGATCCGGGCTTTCATCTGCCGAAGGCGGCGATCGGTGAAATGTGGAGCGCGCAGCAACTGGCGAAAGTGGCCACGGCGACCACTGCGAACGGCCTGCCCGACATCACCACCGGCTTCACCGCGGCCGAGCGCCAGATGGTGGCGTCGGCAATCCTCGCGAAGTGCGACGCGCTCGATGGCGTCGCCGACGGGCTGATCCAGGACATCAAGGCATGTCAGGCGAATTTCAGTCTCGCGAACGACGTGCCCACCTGCGCGGGGAACGTGCGTGACGGCACCTGCCTGAGCGGCGCGCAGAAGGACGCGATCGGCAACGTGTTTTCCGGCGCGCGCGACAGCGCGGGCAACGCGCTCTATGCGAGCTTTCCGTACGATGCGGGGCTCGGCGCCGGCTGGTCGGCATGGAAGCAGGGCAACTCGATCACGCTCGACCCGGCGGCCGCGGCCTTCGTGTTCTCGACGCCGCCACAAGGCGCGTCGGAGCTGAGCCGGCTGTCGTCATACGCGCTGAACTTCAGCATGGACAGCGACGCGCCGAAGATCTTCGCGACGAGCGGCGTCTACACCGAATCCGCGTGGTCGTTCATGACGCCGCCGGACGAAACCAACCTGAGCGCCTTCAAGCGGCGCGGCGCGAAGCTGATGGTGTATCACGGCACGAGCGACCCGGTGTTTTCGTCCAACGACACGACCGACTGGTATCAGCGGCTTGCCGGCGCGAACGGCGGCGACGCGACGAATTTCGCGCGGCTCTACACGATTGCCGGCATGAATCATTGCAGCGGCGGACCGAGCACCGACCAGTTCGACATGCTGACGCCGTTGATCGCCTGGGTCGAACAGGGCAAGGCACCGGACAGCGTGACGGCCACCGCGCGCGATGCGAGCAATGTCACGCCGAATCCGGACGTGCCGGCGAGCTGGGGCCAGGGGCGCACGCGGCCATTGTGCGCCTACCCGAAGGTAGCGCGCTATACGGGCGGCGACGTGAACCGCGCGAGCAGCTTCGCATGCCGTTGAGCGGCATGCCGCGGGCCTTCGCGCCGCGACGGTAGCGGCGCGAAGGCCCGCGGCGCTCAACGCTCCCTGAGATTCTTCACGCAGCCGTGCAGCAGCGCGCGCAGCACCGGCTCGTCGGTGCTCATGTCGCCCAGCATCGACCGTTCGATCTCGTCGACGCTTTCATTGCAGCGCTTCAAAAGCGCCTTGCCCGCGGGCGTCAGAAGCAGCAGCACGATCCGGCGATTGGCCGGATCCGGCTCCCGCGTGACCCATCCGTTCGATTCCATCGTCTTGACCACTTCGTTGGCCGACTGCGGCGTGATGAACGAGCGCTCGGCCAACTGCGCGTTCGACGAACGCCCGCGGCCGTTCAGGACCGACAACGCGGTGAACTGGGGCAGCGTGAGGCCGTGGATGGCGAGCGCCTCGGTGAGGCGCCGCGACACGATCCGGTCGAGCTGCCCGATCAGGTAGGTGAGCCGCATCGGCGCATGGACGGCGGGCGCGGCGCCGTTCGGCGCC
This window encodes:
- a CDS encoding phosphopantetheine-binding protein, which produces MPPSEIRPDSAAAAPRTRLDGDSLRAALAAELGIDAAELGDDTSLLELGFDSMRLMAWLNRLRSDGYALTMRDLYREPTPAGWRQLLQHPPAPPAEPDPAPRHWPTMRDGDGVADALYSDNPAIDCLNRGAAQIARALAAPHDGLAVLEVGAGTAATTRHLLPALEGRLQGYRFTDVSPLFLDDARRRFAGHAALDYALFDINAAVDFDAHPEAGYDLAVAVNVLHDARDAVASLRRIGRLLKPDGRLLMIEATERSSMLQLASIGFIEGLNGYDDQRTVDDKPMLDLPMWRDALARAGFSVELVWPDAERSPLRQHLVLARAEHGGRLDLPTLAGELRARFGNALPPVRMRQCEHIDRYAPLRTGPAAGPDPRDEGGDPLMAAPGRAAPPPAQQAALEREVGALWRTLLDRDVSGDSDFFQCGGDSLIATRMVAQLSRSGVRGANLQALFAARTLAAFCATLAAPAAADAANPADCIVPLAAGEAADEVFVFHASDGELAAYLPLARQLGCRVHGLRATDAPLPDSLDALATHYAQAIRATRKQGLCTLVGWSFGAFTAAAAARVLHEAGDTVELVLLDPVCRDDFRHGDRASLLRLLDQGRGGLTLPESFGELDTDAQLACFTQAAREAGLLPAAAGTDDARRWLQRAGELLALLTRHHAPVPLPIRCLWLTAERRPAHWQPGEADWHDWQARAERHTLDADHWSLVLDETSAVKVATLIRQWRQQAHSSSEAS
- a CDS encoding tannase/feruloyl esterase family alpha/beta hydrolase gives rise to the protein MNHTSIAAAVAALLTLTLAACGGSDGAPDASAGTGTLPQLSAATPGTLAGNCAALGARLTFANTVFSSVTDVAAGTLTVAGKPIAEHCLIQGSMNQRVSSVDGKTYAIGFEMRLPLAWNGRFFYQANGGLDGSVVTATGEIGGGGPTNDALNMGFAVISSDSGHSASQNPLFGLDPQARLDYGYTAVDTLTPMAKQVIKLAYGKAPDRSYFDGCSNGGRHAMVTAARSSGEYDGIIAGDPGFHLPKAAIGEMWSAQQLAKVATATTANGLPDITTGFTAAERQMVASAILAKCDALDGVADGLIQDIKACQANFSLANDVPTCAGNVRDGTCLSGAQKDAIGNVFSGARDSAGNALYASFPYDAGLGAGWSAWKQGNSITLDPAAAAFVFSTPPQGASELSRLSSYALNFSMDSDAPKIFATSGVYTESAWSFMTPPDETNLSAFKRRGAKLMVYHGTSDPVFSSNDTTDWYQRLAGANGGDATNFARLYTIAGMNHCSGGPSTDQFDMLTPLIAWVEQGKAPDSVTATARDASNVTPNPDVPASWGQGRTRPLCAYPKVARYTGGDVNRASSFACR
- a CDS encoding porin, with amino-acid sequence MQASANLVLCGALCAISGAAAAQSSVTLYGIIDTGIEYVSHANAAGKGLLRMPGVTGELPSRWGLRGNEDLGGGYSAVFTLESGFNVRAGDSGQGGRLFGRQAFVGIKSPYGTLTFGRQYTMTYLALMGADLIGPDIYGLGSLDAYVPNARADSSVTYLGSYAGVTLGANYSFGRDSTGTGNSPGQGTCTGSVAGRPTECREWSLMLKYDTPLFGVAASYEEQRGGSSAAANFFDGIAPTPLVDAADKDVRTHVSAYANLGSKTKFSLGWLNRRVEPISASLAGVRTNLFFVAASYFVTPAFIVDGEVYHIDNPQHDTRATMGTLRGTYLLSKRTAVYAQASYLGNSAKARYSVSGGGGGTTPAAGVGQTGVMLGMRHTF
- the mhpT gene encoding 3-(3-hydroxy-phenyl)propionate transporter MhpT, with the translated sequence MKRVDSSTSFGNRNGGATTVRASAAVTLGLCFAVALLEGLDLQSVGVAAPRMAREFGLSVAQMGVVFSAGTFGLLPGAMLGGRLADRIGRKRVLVISVCLFGVLSILTAFVRDLHMLAIVRIVTGIGLGGALPNLIALSSEAVEPRSRGTAVSVMYCGIPFGGLIASVIGMLSVGDTEWRHIFYVGGAGPLVLVPLLLAFLGNSRAFAKASDYGRAKPAPVGRILFGEARAPSTVQIWVSFFCTLIVLYFLLNWLPSLMAASGLSRVQVGYVQIFFNIGGGLGALFIGTLMDRLRPTLIVSGMYAGIIASLAALAMAPGFGAFVAAAFFAGMFVIGGQSVLYALSAEFYPTAMRGTGVGAAVAIGRLGSVVGPLAAGQLLAMGRSSSTVIGATIPVTLIAAAAALMLVRRPRAAD
- a CDS encoding MarR family winged helix-turn-helix transcriptional regulator is translated as MTTKPRASTKKTASAAAPAASTASGIVAPNGAAPAVHAPMRLTYLIGQLDRIVSRRLTEALAIHGLTLPQFTALSVLNGRGRSSNAQLAERSFITPQSANEVVKTMESNGWVTREPDPANRRIVLLLLTPAGKALLKRCNESVDEIERSMLGDMSTDEPVLRALLHGCVKNLRER
- a CDS encoding thioesterase II family protein translates to MTHAPMLRPWLTSPEPAAWLLVMCPFAGGGSGAFRSWRTIDDVGLDASLAIYPGRDHRMGEPGAADINTLASQLADELAAAPRPGKLALAGHSLGAQVAFEACLLLERRGAAPDALVLSGCHAPHLQGRRLLSQRSDRAFVEQLAEIGGTDTRLLSDPALLSIFLPMLRDDFRITEAYRRLAPPAVPPVATRSLLVWGSRDTEASCEEVAAWREWLRHADEPIAISGDHFYVTRRPRAFLRQITRWLESLSAGG
- a CDS encoding Gfo/Idh/MocA family oxidoreductase, whose product is MTPNARFGAARNRRVLVVGAKFGEIYLNAFLEARPGFELAGLLANGSPRARQLAQAYGIALYTSLDEVPPDIDIACVVVRSAVVGGMGTVLAQAMLERGAHVVQEHPLHPDDIVRLQRLASEVGRIYWVNGFYAHTAAGRCWIEQARRVALALGNAPARFAHLATSRQLLYSSLDLLLQACGTTNAIVEPIPDDNPDFQLLSVGLPGCRALLRLQTWLDPDDPDLHSLVMHQLTLGWPSGYLSLDASYGPVVWTSSPYDPRHRDNHHSLYRAGSAERPYLGWPPAAVLHAAPARWGDAFEIDAPAGVARVLHLLARHLDGAAVPAAFDATYQLALARLWQRALQCAGPARERQVAAPPALDPRTLAAPSSSPDTVNAT